The following proteins are encoded in a genomic region of Streptomyces gobiensis:
- a CDS encoding DoxX family protein: MSVDTRTPRTPTGGTPGGFLDDEPVLSSVKVPSDPAQVIVSNASFRVKLATPPSSSALADTTRLSAVGGPKRRAPLVWSGRTEPGDSDASQLLQAVRSSSAHPEEPAGVATQVLPRITPGLPTELEATRAIVAPRGPEPPEKALLDGVRPAEGAYDAYDGQPYDADLAYDLADDEDGFEGEESEDSRRARSSDSVRHAYYPGRRMNLGVVLLPLRIFLGFISIYAGMGKLTDPVYFDGGERGSMVSWLRSLEPWAIATPLHDFAVAHPVGSGLTVAFLQIIVGVLTVCGLWQRLAATLGALLSAALLLTVSWRSVPVYDAPDIIYLAAWSPLIIAGAPVYSLDARLAGEAWRRLGPRVALWELRRRVLRRGIVMATVIVGLALLIGSMLGGAVRSAEVATVPEPGEPPRNHLPGSPLPRKPGATTTTATQGPTAGPTAGQSVGPSAAPSTSAAQETSGADAGAGQTASGEPSQDQTVQAPERSVAPPPPSVPDSPSEPTAGSTSGASGGTDGAGDSDGGDTDGGSSGGGNGGSGSGGALGGLLG, encoded by the coding sequence ATGAGTGTGGACACCAGAACACCCCGCACGCCCACCGGGGGAACCCCGGGCGGTTTCTTGGACGATGAGCCGGTGCTGAGCTCGGTCAAGGTGCCGAGCGACCCTGCTCAGGTCATTGTCAGCAACGCGAGCTTCCGGGTAAAGCTCGCCACGCCGCCGTCCAGCAGCGCGCTCGCCGACACCACCCGGCTGTCGGCCGTCGGCGGCCCCAAGCGGCGGGCCCCCCTGGTATGGAGCGGCCGGACCGAGCCCGGGGACTCCGACGCCAGCCAACTGCTGCAAGCGGTACGGTCGTCGAGCGCCCACCCCGAGGAGCCTGCCGGGGTCGCCACCCAGGTACTGCCGCGGATCACCCCCGGCCTTCCCACCGAACTCGAGGCGACCCGCGCCATCGTCGCCCCGCGCGGCCCCGAACCGCCGGAGAAGGCGCTGCTGGACGGAGTACGGCCCGCCGAGGGCGCGTACGACGCGTATGACGGGCAGCCCTACGACGCCGACCTCGCCTATGACCTGGCCGATGACGAGGACGGGTTCGAAGGGGAGGAGAGCGAGGACAGCCGCCGGGCCCGGAGCAGCGACTCTGTGCGGCACGCCTACTACCCCGGCCGCCGGATGAACCTCGGTGTCGTCCTCCTCCCACTGCGGATCTTCCTCGGCTTTATCTCCATCTACGCCGGGATGGGCAAGCTCACCGACCCCGTCTACTTCGACGGTGGCGAGCGCGGCTCCATGGTCAGCTGGCTGCGGTCACTGGAGCCCTGGGCGATCGCCACCCCCCTGCATGACTTCGCCGTCGCGCATCCGGTCGGCTCCGGACTGACCGTCGCCTTCCTCCAGATCATCGTGGGCGTCCTGACCGTATGCGGGCTCTGGCAGCGGCTCGCCGCGACCCTCGGCGCGCTGCTCTCCGCCGCTCTGCTGCTGACGGTGAGCTGGCGAAGCGTTCCTGTGTATGACGCGCCGGACATCATCTACCTCGCCGCCTGGTCCCCGCTGATCATCGCAGGCGCCCCCGTCTACTCCCTCGATGCCCGCCTCGCGGGCGAGGCCTGGCGGCGGCTCGGTCCGCGGGTCGCGCTCTGGGAGCTGCGGCGGCGGGTACTGCGCCGGGGCATCGTGATGGCCACCGTCATCGTGGGGCTCGCGCTGCTCATCGGTTCCATGCTGGGCGGCGCGGTCCGCTCCGCTGAGGTCGCCACCGTGCCGGAGCCGGGCGAGCCGCCCCGTAACCATCTGCCGGGCTCTCCGCTGCCGAGGAAGCCGGGCGCTACCACCACCACCGCCACCCAGGGACCCACCGCCGGGCCCACCGCCGGACAGTCCGTGGGCCCCTCCGCGGCACCGTCCACCAGCGCGGCGCAGGAGACCAGCGGAGCCGACGCCGGAGCCGGCCAGACGGCCAGCGGCGAGCCGAGCCAGGACCAGACCGTGCAGGCCCCGGAGCGGTCCGTGGCCCCGCCCCCTCCCTCGGTGCCTGACAGCCCGTCGGAGCCCACCGCCGGCAGCACGTCCGGCGCCAGCGGTGGTACGGATGGCGCCGGTGACAGCGACGGCGGCGATACGGACGGCGGCTCCAGCGGGGGCGGTAACGGTGGCTCCGGCAGCGGGGGCGCCCTGGGCGGCCTGCTGGGCTGA